A region of the Mytilus edulis chromosome 11, xbMytEdul2.2, whole genome shotgun sequence genome:
TATATCTTTTTAACTGCTAACTGGACAGATTGTTCCACTATGTCTGGCATGTTATTGCGAAATGCTTTGTTGAGGGATAGTTCTATTTGTTCTGGTAATTGCCCTGCAATATTGTCtaatttctgaaatgaaaaagaaaaatccGACTGTCCCTTGAATTATTCAGAAAAAGGTCAAACATAAAATTAGATATATTAAAATCGATATTGATATAAAACTCAAAACTAAACACGACTGAGTGCATCTAAATGCAATTAGTGTCAATGGAGCTCATCTTGATTTAAATGCATCTTTTACAGGAGATATTCTCAGTCGATATTTAAATACACATCATTGTCTTTGCCtagttaaggtctttccttttctataaggaaagaccttactgtatttcttctgattattattattaaggtctttcctttttctataaggaaagaccttactgtatttcttctgtttattattattattctttttccgccaaactttgacgaagttagcagcctaaaccgtaagacgtgtcgctttcatgttctcactttgtatcggtgtcatgaatacctatccggaactcaccctgttagtcgaaatattttgtcggttcggagtaatccctccgaaaccaaaaaaccttgttatcgttccaacaccgtaaccgtaatagatagaaaaaaaacgaagggtgaaatttgttcaggaccagaccccggttcttcgttacatttgattcgaaaagattcaacgactcattggtagggttatgtccctttgaaaattaaccggtgtcggtggaccaccaaaactcagaaaccgtaaatcgtagagacctaggatcttcaccattcatcaacaattcatgagactttcaaaaatacctcaaggtcaaatgtgtatgttgaccttgacctttgacctaacaccttgttatcagAACATCTTAGAAACCATAATACTTACAGcagttttgaatagtggaaaatgtttgggtcattaaggcgcaactttgttacattttgaccgaagagatttgacctttctgtaaggggcataacccctgatttaggtttctgaaaagacaaaatcagcttttactgtataaccaaaggtcctagacccatggggtcttcagcaatgacattggggactaatgaccttgacaaaggtcacaaggtcaaaggtcaaggtcatgtcccagatagcgaattatgtgtttttgaccttattttaaggatttttagtgtgttttaaacattttcagtgtgttttaaagctttttaaggttgaccttgacctttgaccttacaactttttagtcgatatctcaaaaactattgtacttacagaaatagtaaatagtgaAAAACGTTGAGGTGGATTAGgcgcaacttttttacatttgacaatacattctacgtctattggaacatgtattttacattacaaaaggaaagacctctcaattgttcaagaacaattgacattttaattattattattattattattattctttttgttccgccaaactttgacgaagttagcctccgtaaccgtaagacgtgtcgctttcatgttcacactttgtatcggtgtcatgaatacctatccggaactcaccctgtgagtcgaaatattttgtcggttcggagtaatccctccgaaacccaaaaaccttgttatcgttccaacaccgtaaccgtaataggtagaaaaaaaacaaagggtgaaatttgttcaggaccagaccctggttcttcgttacatttggatcgaaaagattcaacgactcattggtagggttatgcccctatgaaaattaactggtgtcggttgaccaccaaaactcagaaaccgtaagtcgtagacacctaggatcttcaccaatcatcatcaatttatgtatctttgaaaaatacctcaaggtcaaatttgtatgttgaccttgacctttgacctaacaccttgttatgggataatctcagaaaccattatacttacagaagttttaaatagtggaaaatgtttgggtcattacggcacagctttgttacattttgaccgaagagatttgacctttttttaaggggcataacacctgttttaggtttctggaaagacaaaatcatcttttactatataaccaaaggtcctagacccatggggtcttcggcaatgacattggggactaatgaccttgacaaaggtcaaaaggtcaaaggtcaaggtcatgtcccatatagcgaatttggtgtttttaaccttatttaaaggtttttcagtgtgttttaaagcttttcaatacattctacgtctatttgaacatgtattttacattacaaaaggaaagacctctcaattgttcaagaacaattgacagtttaatttttACTGTATCTATAAAAACTGAGAAATTGACTGGTAGTTTTGTCTGTGTTGACCTATTTGTTAAATGGTACTTCTGATTATTTGTACTGATTACATTTTGCTGCTCTAGCTTTTTGCCAAACGAAAACCGTTTAAATTGCCACATGTAAATTCCGACTATGTTATTATTTGATTGTAAATCTTGATATCTTTGCGCTTGTAACTATAACTTGGAACGACTTAAATTAAACTTAATAAATAATCTAAGATACGGTCATAAGAATACATCAAGTTGCTCTGGTTtattttatcccaatttcaaTTGAAAGAACGACATTCGTGTTAAGCGGACAGCAACATCATGATATCATTTCCATGACCTTCCAATAATAGTTTATGTGAAGTCTTGATATAATTGGTCAACTTAATTTGACGATAATGagatatttgtaaaaatttaagTTAGAAAAGACAAATGCAAagtattaaaagaaaaaacattgtaACGTAAACTGAAAATGAATGGACAGAAGAAAGGACAAAAAGAATAAACAAAGATATTCAAAATTACTTATTAGATATTATAACAATCATTCGATCTCAAATGTGGTGCTTAAATCCCATATAAAACAACATTACCTCTTCAAGTTGTGTTTCCTTCTGAATCTGCTCCAACaacatattttgatattgaacACATACAGTTTCATCCAGTGATCTGGTTTTAATGTCTGATAGAGACTGCTTGGCAGCGGCTTCATTTTTACAAACTTTAGCAATCTCCATAATTCCTGATTCAATGTCCAATATGTATCCTCCATAGTCAGCGTCGGATATTCTTCCTTCACTAGCATGTCCCTGGATCATATTTCTCATTTGGATAAGCATTTCGATTGTTTTTCGGAGTGGACAGCACTGTTCAATAAGAAGTTTAGTAAGATAATCGCTAAGATGACGTACAGCAATGCCTCGTGATGCTGACACGGTACAAACTAAATCACTTGGTACCATTCGATGATGTTGACAAGGCAACTCGGGCAAGTTAAATAAAAACTTCCATGACTGAAGATCTAACAACGGACTGGTCACTGGGAAAATGAAACCAGGTTGGCATTGACAGCATGGAACGTTTGGTTCCCTTAGATGATAAATAGTGTGCTTGTTTTGATTTAAGAAATCTTCTAGAGATAGCGATGGAACAATCAAACAGCTATACCAAAAGACATCGTTACACAAGTTTACCAATAAAGTTCTTGCTAAAGTTATATCGAGAAGAGCTGTTGTAATGCCTATGAGAATTTTAGCGCAACAAAAGTCACTTCGATTCACTGGCTTGCTGTGACCAGGTTTCTTTGCATACTTATCAAAGAGAACTTCCAATTGTGGATAGTGGAGAATACGGTTGTTTGGGAGAATATAACCTGGAGTACACTGACAACATTTTTTAGTATTGTAACACAGATGATATATTTGATGTTGATGTTGGTTTATGAAATCTTCAAACGATAGGTTACTCCTAGATAAATGGAGTTCTAAAAGATCAACAAATGAGGTCTTGGTGTTATCTACTATAAGTGTTGTTCCCCGATAAAAGTTCTCCCTTTCTTTGTTAGCCATATCTCTGTTACAATGTTTTAGTATGTGGGAATTACAGTTATCTTAATATGTCAAATCATCCTCATACAGTCTTTAAAAGAACAACAGCAAAAATGATTCATACTGaaagaataaaacaaatgtgtGTTAGAAACTTGTAATCAACATATAAAGCATTTGAGATTTTAACTCTGACAATTTAACCGCAAATCAAAGACATATTTATCAGTATAATATATATGAACATGCATACATTAAACagtgttttatttcttatatttattgaacAAAAAATCCACTGGAATCTATAAAAAGTCGAAAACCGGGATGCAGGAGAACTTTCATCAATGGACACACTCAAACATTGCAGACTGGTATTTATCGGCtgtttttaaaaatctttgtCTGGATTCGTTCGTCCTTTTGCCTTTTTTCATGGCGTCGCAGCTTTCTTCGGCTCTTATTATGAGTATTGAATGTCCATCTTGGTATCTATCACTTTTGTACGGGCAATGACTGCTCTACCGATTTAGACAATTCTACCTTATTTGTAGATAATATctaattgatcatttttgctatttaaaaTTTACCAATATCGATTGATAATTTTCAAGAGAATAAGGAAGAtgaaaatattggtaaaaatctTCATTTAAGGACTATTACTCATATAtctatttttaatgtattttatcaTAGAAATAACTGTGTTATTTTGAaatactatttatattatgtatataaaccattaaagatgccaggatttaaattttgtatttgcgccacaCGTGCGTTTCGTCTTTAAAATAATGATCATTGaagttcgaataaaaaaaaggttaaaaaggtcaaataaagtacgaagttgaagagcattaagaacagaaaattcctaaaagttttgttaaaTACAGCTACAATCCTAAGTATGTTAACCTGTCAGATTATCTTTTTATAAATAGCTATTTTCCCCCTATGTTATGTATTAACCATGTCGGTCATGTGAGGTGACAAGGGGAATCATCGGACATATTTCTTCTAAATTCCATTATCTGTTTTTGACAAAAGATGGTTAAATTTTGCCTagtataaaaggaaaacaaataattaCGGACGACAGACGCTCATATAGTTTCAAGTATAGGACAAGGATAGCAAAAGAGACAGGCATCCCTCCTCCCCGAAAAAAAACTACCAAACGTCGATGACCCGCAATCATATCTTTTACTAGCTAAACTATAAGAAATATCTTGGAACTTTGAccgaaataaaagaaaaatatttattttgctcATAGTAAGTAGACAACTTTCCAAGGTTGATagatttatattaaataaatagtaGCCAGCTTACATTTTATAAGAGTTTACTCCGTTTGTCATGTTTGTCCAGacataatataaattcaaaaaagatataattgatatttttcatcCTTGCGTTATTGAAAACAGCCATTATTAAAACGACTGACTCCTTTTAGCAATTACATTATTCTTTATGTCACCTTATCACTATACAATGTAAGTCTTTACAAATGTTAACTCGACCGTGTACCCTGTAAATACCTACCACAAGACTTAGTCTGGTTATATCTATTTTTATTCTATTCATATTTGTTGTAAAGTTGATATTTAATTTTGCTTTCAAAAGACATGCATAAAACGATTTTTGACCGGTAAATCCTTTTTGTATTAAACATAAAGAAACCAAGGACGTCTGTCAATATTGACCGTTAGCATATTTACAATGAGAATAATGTTGTCGTCACAATGTCGATTTCAACAAGGTAATGCAATAGTTAACCAAAAACGAaagttaattaattttaattcattttatacctttatcatgtttataaatgggATTTATTTTGATTAAAGTAGATTGTATTTGTATGATTATTCTTAAACATTTGTAGAAGTCTAAAAACTTACCATCAAAACTTTCTTTAACACATAAATTGAAACTTCAGTCAAGGAAGTAATAAATATATTAAGATTGCGCATGCCAGTTTTAATTTGTGACGTAATCTTAACATAGGTATATTTGAGTACTAATATTATAgatcatttctttaaattacaTTGGGGGTTTGTACTTATAAAGATTCATATTATACATGGTATTAAACCattaaatatctataaagaaCCGATAAAATGCATTATTAAATCTGTTCctcaaatatataaaatacctCTTAACACACATGTCGTTTGTATTATTATGTAGACAATTCAGGTCGAAAGTTCTTACCTACCTAATCTTAGTCTCTTTAAAAGATTTAAGTATGTGttcaaaacagaagaaaaaacaGAGGCTAAaatgtattatttcaaaaattaaaacaatataaaaatgcaAAGAGCTCAATCTTTAAAAGACACTCTTCACTTCTGAAATGTTTCTTCTCCCCGTTTGCGTTTTCTGTTTGAGGTAGTTTGAAAGCTATAAGTAAGGACTCTGTTGGAACGTCACGTTAAAAAATCTATATCTGCCgcaatgattttttttgcatttgcaacgTTTTTGTAACtgcaaataaatgaaaaaaacaacttttacctcactgtttaaaaataaaacaagcttGTGAAACTACGATTTCTACGCTTTTAATTTCAGTAATAATCTTTTATTTGAACGTTTATATAAGCTTGGAGTAAAACTTAGAACTATGACAAGAGTTGCCGTAAATGTCAATTTTCAGCTATCGAGACAGACAAATGCATAAGTAGTAGCGGAATTCATCGTGTCAATACCGTCGTTGGCAGCTTGGGTTACAATAACATCACGTTGTGAACTGCATTGAGATGGACCGGGCAAGCATGGGATGTCAGGAGCTTTCACCGGAATTTAACCACTGAAGAAGTGACATTGTTTGTTATTAGGAAATCATATACCTCAGAGTACTAGTATATACAGTCATTATACGTCATTAATGTTGTTTACAATATGTACACAAGTTTATACATGTTGAATGTATGGCtcaatgtttgtgttttaaagaaaatgtataataagaacaaaatgtatatcCACACATATGTAATACATAAATTGGTCTGATGTAGTGCAAGAGTATTCTCAGATTTTAAGGAATTCATCTACATATAGGACGTCACAAATATACACTAATTCGTTAAATCTACTAAATCTTTCTTTTAGAACATTATtgcagttaaaacatttcaaatttttagGGCTAAAATTAATATGGCGAAACCTTGTTTTGGATATAAATTGTACATGGCGTTTAAACctaattagaaaaaataaaaacaataaaaatttataaagcgccctatataaaaaatgaaaattactcTCAGATGTTGTACATTCACATAGTAATTAAATTAAATCtatgacaaaaacataaaacatacattgtgtcaaatactgaaataaaaaaatacataaaataaaaggTCCATAcgaaaatacatgttaaaacaaagaatTGAAAATTAACAACATAGACTAAAAGCATACAGAACAACTCTCAAACGAAatacaaaaaggtaaaaaaaagctCGTAAAAGAGAAAATAATCAATCTTATTAAAAAGCAATGcgatgaaaatgaaattttagcTGAGATTTAAAACACTTTAGGGACTTGCATTGTCTTAAACTGTTCGGGTAGTTATTGTGGCGTCATATATTATTAGGGTTACTCAAATTATTATGACGCAACAAGCGTTTCCTATGGAGAAGAATTGAACAGATCGATATAATACCATTAACATGGTCACAATTATAAAGcaaatgtttacaaaaccttgaatatTTTAGATACTAGGGCTTTTCTATCTCACAATAGATAGAAAAAATCAGcttatttggcaaaacgtttatgAATTatcggtcctcaatgcttttcaacttagTAATTTATTTGGACTACACCATTTATTgatttgaacgtcactgatgaatcaTTTGAAGAGGAAAcgcgcaaatataaaattgcaatcctggtttctatgatgagttcattatCAAAAAAGCCTTTGCAAACCATATTGTGCATTGtgtcttatttgaaaaaaaaaaccgtttTACTGTTGAATGTTCAATGCATTTGTTGTATCAGTTGTGTATAGTTGCTGTGTAGATATCCTTACTGAAATTGAATAAATCATATTTAGGCTGTGTTATTCAGATTCTAACTGCTCTGCAAATGCCTTTTACGTTTGTTGCTGACCAATTTCAAGTCAGTTTATAACATAGAATACGATAAGATTAAAAACACTCTTCTTTTAGAATCAATGCCTAATTGCTGGATATCAATACATTACGTAAATATAGTCCATTACTGTATGATTTACGTTTGAACTTGCACCATAAAAGAACAAAACACTTGGAGGACACTAAAAATCAACTTTATAATTAAGTTTTATATTTCCCAACAATACATCACCATTGAAATTGTATGTATTCTCCATACAGTATAGGTTCTTTGAAAGTAAACCACAAGCTTTACATGATTTAATTGATACACAGGTATTCAAACATTTAAACCACTGTTTTGACACGATACCTACATTTAAATATAGTTTTCAACCTCAACGTTGAGAACATATCATTTCGTACCACGTCATATAAAAAACTATAAATACATATGTGAATTTAAAGTGCCTTTCAAAAGAAAGTTCATTGATATATCGCCCTTGAAAGACGAATCATTTTTAGATATGTTgtacaatagaaaaataaatagattCATAATCAATGTAAAAGGatttaaacaagttttttttttaaagtacaggATATTTCTGTAATTGCGATATAAAAAGAGTTTGcaaaaaaacattgttaaaaagtcatattgttaatatatattgttattgaaaGACAAAGCAATATTGAATATGTTATTTATAATGTAGTTTATAATCAATATAGATTGATTTGTTCAGGGTTTTAATAGGTGCATGGTTGGTTTGACATGTTTAAAACATAACGTTCGATAGTCATTGAAAACAATTGTACTGTAGAGGATATGTCTTGCGTTTCTTTTAAAACCAAGGTATGAAAAGTGATCATGGTGATATCAAGTTGAATGAAAGTCATGTTCATATATGTTTTTTCCCACCTGACACAAGTACagaaaaaagcatttttattatAACATGTGTTGTTTCATATTGGCTCTGGTACACCCCCAAGACTATCATGTCAGCTCGGGGCTTGAGCCGTAAGTTGATGCCAGGCaactaatcaaatcaaatcaatcaaatcatttattggtttaaaatccaaatATTGGATTGTTACCAAGTCAAATATGACAATCATAACaaacatacaatattaaaatttaaacaacattcaTATTCTGTAAGACTATATTTAGATGTTTTGGAGGAGATACTTCTGCAAATTTGAAAGATCCCTGTACAATATTCATAGGTAGTTGTCATAACATAACAATAACAAAtactataagaaaaatataaaatagccaTAACTGTTAAATCGACTAGTTTTTCTTATCAGCTAGGctatttcttaaaacatataactCCCTTTACAATAGTTTTAGTTACGTCAAACTCATTAATATGaaggaaaaaacacaaatataatctatttatcacatattcaTGTTCTGCAGAAAGAAAAAGAACTATTTACATCATTTTGGATGACTATTTTGAATATGGTCAAAcacaaaaataagaatatgtcaTAAATTGGGCTAAAGCGATAATAATTGGTTGACTAGTAATTGCATATGCAACAAATATGTTATAATCTGCGATATTCTATATAGAGTTAAATATGTCTGCAATGAAGTGtttttttgttgaacattttaacCCCTGACTATATCGTAATTTGACTGCAAATACGTTCAATACAATTCgtcaaaatgaacaaaaatatctCTTTAGAAATTAATGGTTCCTGATTTTCTCCTGTATGAAAATTCTTCTGTTTAAGTTTCGTAAATATTCCGTGAGTGTATACAAAATTACTTATAATGTATAATATCTAAACCCATATTGAAACTCAATCTACGACGATGACTGAACCTATAAAGTCACTATGCGACTTTTGACGGAaatgacagaaaaaaagacaccgGCTATTTTGCAGTCATATAAACCGTGTTTCTGGTGATAATACTGTCAAGGACAGTTTTGGACCGTTACATGCATATTGTACACTGCTTTGTAAAATCCTTTTTTGGATAGAGTATATTGTTATTATTTAGCTTTTATTGCGTAAGAGAAAGGCACttcgaaataactgtgttctcggaaCAGTAGTTATTAAATGGCTGATTTTTCAATCCAATGTTATTTTGTCAGGCTGTTCATTATAGTTTTTAAAAGAATTCTTTCACttctttataaattattatagctgactttgcgttactggttttgttcattgttgaagattaaACGGTAAAAATAGCTGTTAACTTCCATATTATTCAGTCTCTGGTGGACATTCTATTGGCAATCATtcacttttttaatatttatgtatatttactCATCAAAGTCCTCTGtgcaaatattttgaattattactAGTCTATACCGTACAATGGAAcactattaattttatttaaaggaaTTGGCTGCTTATTAAATTTCGGGTAACGTCGCCGTAATAAACTGATAGTA
Encoded here:
- the LOC139496178 gene encoding uncharacterized protein, whose product is MANKERENFYRGTTLIVDNTKTSFVDLLELHLSRSNLSFEDFINQHQHQIYHLCYNTKKCCQCTPGYILPNNRILHYPQLEVLFDKYAKKPGHSKPVNRSDFCCAKILIGITTALLDITLARTLLVNLCNDVFWYSCLIVPSLSLEDFLNQNKHTIYHLREPNVPCCQCQPGFIFPVTSPLLDLQSWKFLFNLPELPCQHHRMVPSDLVCTVSASRGIAVRHLSDYLTKLLIEQCCPLRKTIEMLIQMRNMIQGHASEGRISDADYGGYILDIESGIMEIAKVCKNEAAAKQSLSDIKTRSLDETVCVQYQNMLLEQIQKETQLEEKLDNIAGQLPEQIELSLNKAFRNNMPDIVEQSVQLAVKKIYEPNSKLTIGNILQLLKIIDPYFLTFHKAAG